The Canis aureus isolate CA01 chromosome 22, VMU_Caureus_v.1.0, whole genome shotgun sequence genome has a window encoding:
- the LOC144293899 gene encoding uncharacterized protein LOC144293899, translating to MRKRWGKGGCSAEIFISMQGLLPLSIDVRSFYFYRCQRREKLLVSSLRIPSGSKMVAEAPAITSMFQKRRKRRREGLKEKMCPLQNQSLLKRISQKYHQLVPGLQPPDHLVFLVTSPIVRLSRDLTLDTIFTGTQMSPKKTH from the exons ATGAGGAAAAGGTGGGGCAAAG gTGGCTGCTCTGCAGAGATTTTCATCAGCATGCAAGGCCTGCTCCCATTAAGTATTGATGTcaggagcttttatttttatcgTTGTCAGAGAAGGGAAAAG CTCCTGGTCTCCAGCCTCAGAATCCCTTCAGGTTCTAAGATGGTTGCTGAAGCTCCGGCCATTACATCCAtgtttcagaaaagaagaaaaagaagaagggaaggattAAAAGAAAAGATGTGTCCCCTACAGAACCAGTCCCTCTTAAAAAGGATTTCTCAGAAATACCACCAGCTCGTCCCTGGACTCCAACCCCCTGATCATTTGGTCTTTCTGGTCACCAGCCCCATTGTCAGGCTGTCTAGGGACCTCACCCTAGACACCATATTCACAGGAACTCAGATGTCACCAAAAAAGACTCATTGA